The Pseudomonas chlororaphis subsp. piscium genome contains the following window.
GGGGGATGACTTCATAACCGCCGGCATGGTGCACGATGGCCAGCGAGCCGCTGCTCAGCTTGTTGCGCATCAGGGTGTTCACCGACAGGCGCTTGACCTTCTTGTCGTCGACGAAGTTGTAGTAGTCCTCGGTGGTCAGCTTCGGCAGGCGCGACACTTCGATCAGTTGCTTGATCTGCGCGGCACGGGCCTTCTGCTCGGCCTTCTCCTGCTGCTGGCGATTGAGTTCCTGGTCGCGCTTGACCTTCTCGGCCTGCGCCTCCTGGGCCAGGCGCGCCTGGGTATCGTCCGCCTCGACCTGGCCCTTATGGACCAGGCGTTGCTGCTTCTGTTTCTCTTTGCTGACCTGCTTGGCCTGCTTTTGGTTGACCAGCCCTGCTTTGAGCAACTGGTCGCGAAGGGAAAGGCTCATTGGTGCTCACTCACTTAGGCAACAGCCTCAGCCACAGCTGGGCAAATTCTTTTCCTGACGTTTGGCTTCGCCCCACAAGGCGTCCAACTCTTCGAGGGTGCAATCTTCCATGGGTCGGCGGGTATCGCGCAATGCCTGCTCGATAAATCGGAACCGCCGCTCGAACTTGGCATTGGCGCCACGCAGGGTGGTTTCCGGATCGACCTTCAGATGCCGGGCCAGGTTGACCACGGCGAACAGCAGGTCGCCCACCTCGTCGGCGATCGCCTGCGGGTCATTCTCGGACATGGCTTCGAGCACTTCATCGAGCTCTTCGCGGATCTTGTCCACCACCGGCAAGGCGTCCGGCCAGTCAAAACCGACCTGGGCCGCGCGCTTTTGCAACTTGGCCGAACGGGACAGGGCCGGCAGCGCCGCGGGCACATCGTCGAGCAAGGACAACTGCAAAGGCTCTGCCGACTTCTCGGCGCGCTCCTCGGCCTTGATCTCTTCCCAGCGCTGCTTGACCTGCTCTTCATCCAGCCGTGGCGTATCCAGCGGCGCGTACAGGTCCCCGGTAGGGAATACATGGGGATGGCGACGGATCAGCTTGCGGGTGATGCTGTCGACCACGCCGTCGAACTCGAAACGCCCCTCCTCCCGCGCCAGCTGGCTGTAATACACCACCTGGAACAGCAGATCGCCCAGCTCGCCCTGCAAGTGCTCGAAATCGCCCCGCTCGATGGCATCGGCCACTTCGTAGGCTTCTTCCAGGGTGTGGGGGACGATGGTGGCGTAGCTCTGCTTGATATCCCAAGGGCAGCCGTACTGCGGATCCCGCAGCCGTGCCATCAGGTGCAACAGGTCTTCAAGGCTATACATCAG
Protein-coding sequences here:
- a CDS encoding DUF2058 domain-containing protein codes for the protein MSLSLRDQLLKAGLVNQKQAKQVSKEKQKQQRLVHKGQVEADDTQARLAQEAQAEKVKRDQELNRQQQEKAEQKARAAQIKQLIEVSRLPKLTTEDYYNFVDDKKVKRLSVNTLMRNKLSSGSLAIVHHAGGYEVIPREAALKIQERDPRRIVQLNTPTEAPDEDDPYAAYQIPDDLMW
- the mazG gene encoding nucleoside triphosphate pyrophosphohydrolase: MYSLEDLLHLMARLRDPQYGCPWDIKQSYATIVPHTLEEAYEVADAIERGDFEHLQGELGDLLFQVVYYSQLAREEGRFEFDGVVDSITRKLIRRHPHVFPTGDLYAPLDTPRLDEEQVKQRWEEIKAEERAEKSAEPLQLSLLDDVPAALPALSRSAKLQKRAAQVGFDWPDALPVVDKIREELDEVLEAMSENDPQAIADEVGDLLFAVVNLARHLKVDPETTLRGANAKFERRFRFIEQALRDTRRPMEDCTLEELDALWGEAKRQEKNLPSCG